The DNA window GTATCCTTTCTGTAAATTTTCCCAGTAACCTTAATAATGGAGAATTTGTGATGGTTCGGATGCGATTAAATAATTGGTGTCCACTATCTATCTAAAGGAATAGAGGAGAAACTCCGGAAGGGGTATGTGGTGTTAAAACTTTTGAGGAATAAAAATCGATATCTAAAATATAAAGGACGTGCACCGTGGTTCAAGTGGTCGTATACAAATGAGACCTTTAAGTAATGGTTGATAATCAACTACTTAAAGGTCTCAAAGGAAGCAAATGAGATTTCCCTTACATTCCACCGTTACGGACGGTATTCATAAACTTCGTATTCCGTTTTTGCGCCCAGCAACGTGTCAATCTGATCCTGAATCGTAGCCCTCTCTTTACTTCCGAGCCAGGCTTTCCAGGCATTATCGCTTTCCCATGTACTGATAACCAGATACTCATCCGGC is part of the Deltaproteobacteria bacterium genome and encodes:
- a CDS encoding antibiotic biosynthesis monooxygenase produces the protein MTVKIMIKRKVSADKGVKLKDLIMQLRALCLKQPGYVSGESLKSAVRPDEYLVISTWESDNAWKAWLGSKERATIQDQIDTLLGAKTEYEVYEYRP